A stretch of the Streptomyces sp. WMMB303 genome encodes the following:
- a CDS encoding MFS transporter: MRSTSSSSPGPAPTARTSAPAAEPARATEPAPVTEPAPRRGESVARGLSKDHATDNGPVPGGAPVHDSTSAWGSGPARRGPRPGWLLAIVLSGQFMALLDTFIVNVAAPDLRTDLHATGAGLQLVIAGYTLAYAVLLITGARLGALLGHARMFLCGLALFTGASLACGLATGTGWLIAFRLVQGTGGAVMLPQVLSLIQRTFTGAARSRALGAYAAVLGVGAAAGQLLGGVLVSADLFGWGWRPVFLINVPVGAALLVAAPWLLRVRTETRGGTEERRALDLPGLVLLGAVLLLFTVPVVLGREQGWPLWGWVSLALCAALVPVFGRYELLLSRRGGRPLVSPLVLRAPGVPLAVVRIFCMMAVNAGFVLVVMLHLQTGLGESALLAGVSMVPTAGLFALVGMVWRRLPQSWHPRLSATGFLTAAVSFGWLGALLSGGGDGGPWRYVCLSASGIGMSLAYNPVLSGALARVRQSEAADASGLLVTTAQLGLLSGVALFGAVFLEHAESAPVTPGASAHALTLTCAALAAVSLAAAGAGALSGVLRRVGGGTGEG; the protein is encoded by the coding sequence ATGAGATCCACCTCGTCCTCCTCGCCCGGCCCGGCGCCGACCGCGCGGACCTCCGCACCGGCCGCGGAACCCGCACGGGCGACAGAACCCGCACCGGTGACAGAACCCGCACCGCGGCGCGGGGAATCGGTTGCCCGCGGCCTCAGTAAAGACCACGCCACCGACAACGGCCCCGTTCCCGGCGGCGCCCCCGTCCACGACAGCACCTCGGCCTGGGGCAGCGGTCCCGCCCGCCGCGGCCCGCGCCCCGGCTGGCTCCTGGCGATCGTGCTCAGCGGCCAGTTCATGGCCCTGCTGGACACCTTCATCGTCAACGTCGCGGCCCCCGACCTGCGCACGGATCTGCACGCCACGGGCGCGGGACTGCAACTGGTGATCGCCGGCTACACCCTCGCGTACGCGGTGCTGCTGATCACCGGAGCCCGGCTGGGCGCCCTGCTGGGCCACGCCAGGATGTTCCTGTGCGGCCTCGCCCTCTTCACCGGCGCCTCGCTCGCCTGCGGACTGGCGACCGGCACCGGCTGGCTCATCGCCTTCCGGCTGGTGCAGGGCACGGGCGGTGCCGTGATGCTGCCGCAGGTCCTCAGCCTGATCCAGCGGACCTTCACCGGAGCCGCCCGCAGCCGTGCGCTGGGCGCCTACGCCGCCGTACTCGGCGTCGGTGCCGCAGCGGGCCAGTTGCTGGGCGGGGTGCTGGTCAGTGCCGACCTGTTCGGCTGGGGCTGGCGCCCGGTCTTCCTGATCAACGTCCCGGTGGGTGCCGCCCTGCTCGTCGCGGCGCCCTGGCTGCTGCGGGTACGCACCGAGACCAGGGGCGGCACCGAGGAGCGGCGGGCGCTGGACCTGCCGGGGCTGGTCCTGCTCGGTGCGGTGCTGCTGCTGTTCACCGTCCCCGTCGTGCTCGGCCGGGAGCAGGGCTGGCCGCTGTGGGGATGGGTGTCCCTGGCGCTGTGCGCCGCGCTCGTCCCGGTCTTCGGACGGTACGAACTGCTGCTCTCCCGCCGCGGCGGGCGACCGCTGGTTTCCCCGCTGGTGCTGCGGGCACCCGGTGTGCCGCTGGCCGTGGTGCGCATCTTCTGCATGATGGCGGTCAACGCCGGTTTCGTCCTCGTGGTGATGCTGCATCTGCAGACCGGTCTGGGGGAGAGCGCGCTGCTCGCCGGGGTCTCGATGGTGCCGACCGCCGGGCTCTTCGCGCTGGTCGGGATGGTCTGGCGACGGCTGCCGCAGTCGTGGCACCCCCGGTTGTCGGCCACCGGCTTCCTGACTGCCGCGGTCTCGTTCGGGTGGCTCGGGGCGCTTCTGTCGGGCGGCGGGGACGGCGGCCCGTGGCGCTACGTCTGCCTGAGCGCCAGCGGAATCGGGATGTCCCTGGCCTACAACCCGGTGCTCTCCGGCGCCCTGGCGCGGGTGCGGCAGAGCGAAGCGGCCGACGCCAGCGGACTGTTGGTGACCACCGCGCAGCTCGGCCTGCTGAGCGGGGTGGCACTGTTCGGCGCCGTCTTCCTGGAGCACGCCGAGAGCGCCCCGGTCACCCCCGGGGCCTCGGCGCACGCGCTCACGCTCACCTGCGCGGCCCTGGCCGCCGTGTCGCTCGCCGCGGCGGGAGCGGGCGCGTTGAGCGGAGTGCTGCGCCGGGTAGGAGGAGGGACGGGGGAAGGTTGA
- a CDS encoding helix-turn-helix transcriptional regulator codes for MGDVTVIAERRTEPRAAGGVTGPARPAAPRRRSELAAFLRSRRARVSPADVGMPAGLRRRTPGLRREEVAQLSGVGVTWYTWLEQGRPINASAQVLDAVARTLRLDEAERDHLYHLAEVPRPPAPERLAEAVDPEVHRILDAMDPMPAVVYNGRYDVLAANAGYRALFPMVDLVGQPERNVLWQQFVAMPPCCCALLDREAELSLMVATLRGSYGRHVGEAAWEEFLARMCEASAEFSTLWRSGDVAPPGARVKMVQHASVGRLRLSSTSLQISGASEARIVAYVPHDDESERLLGLLRTTDDPMIGCQEHAEPLSRVRERMLRTGSSRCDDAGGAKGR; via the coding sequence ATGGGGGATGTGACAGTCATCGCCGAGAGACGAACGGAGCCGCGCGCGGCCGGCGGTGTCACCGGGCCGGCCCGCCCGGCCGCCCCGCGCCGCAGGTCCGAACTGGCCGCGTTCCTGCGCAGCCGCCGCGCCCGGGTCTCCCCCGCCGATGTCGGGATGCCCGCGGGACTGCGCCGCCGCACCCCCGGGCTGCGCCGCGAGGAGGTGGCCCAGCTCTCCGGGGTGGGTGTGACCTGGTACACGTGGCTGGAGCAGGGCCGTCCGATCAACGCCAGTGCGCAGGTCCTGGACGCGGTGGCCCGCACGCTGCGGCTCGACGAGGCCGAGCGCGACCATCTGTACCACTTGGCGGAGGTTCCGCGTCCGCCGGCTCCGGAGCGGCTCGCCGAAGCCGTCGACCCGGAGGTGCACCGCATCCTGGACGCGATGGACCCGATGCCCGCGGTGGTCTACAACGGCCGCTACGACGTGCTCGCCGCCAACGCCGGGTACCGGGCGCTGTTCCCGATGGTGGACCTGGTGGGGCAGCCCGAACGCAATGTGCTGTGGCAGCAGTTCGTGGCCATGCCGCCGTGCTGCTGCGCGCTGCTCGACCGCGAGGCGGAGCTGTCGCTGATGGTGGCGACGCTGCGCGGCAGCTACGGGCGGCACGTCGGCGAGGCCGCCTGGGAGGAGTTCCTGGCGCGGATGTGCGAGGCGAGCGCGGAGTTCTCGACGCTGTGGCGCAGCGGCGATGTGGCGCCGCCGGGGGCGCGGGTGAAGATGGTGCAGCACGCCTCGGTCGGCCGGCTGCGGCTCAGCTCGACCTCGCTCCAGATCAGCGGCGCGTCCGAGGCCCGGATCGTGGCCTATGTGCCGCACGACGACGAGTCGGAGCGGCTCCTCGGGCTGCTGCGGACGACGGACGATCCGATGATCGGCTGCCAGGAGCACGCCGAGCCGCTGTCCCGGGTCCGGGAGCGGATGCTGCGCACGGGCAGCAGCAGGTGCGACGACGCCGGGGGTGCGAAGGGGCGGTGA
- a CDS encoding histidine phosphatase family protein: MRDRRIVLWRHGQTAWNLERRFQGTTDIPLTDAGLDQARRAARLLAALRPDAILSSDLQRTTATAAELAALTGLGVLYDEGLRETYAGEWQGLTHEEIVARYAEQYAAWKRGEPVRRGGGELETEVAERAAPVVERGVDKLPDSGTLVVVSHGGTIRTTIGRLIGLPPHTWESLGGLSNCSWSVLGETPRGWRLLEHNAGSLPEPVLGDDD; this comes from the coding sequence GTGCGGGACCGCAGGATCGTCCTGTGGCGGCACGGCCAGACGGCCTGGAACCTCGAACGCCGGTTCCAGGGGACGACGGACATCCCGCTCACCGACGCCGGACTCGACCAGGCCCGCCGGGCGGCACGGCTGCTCGCAGCGCTGCGCCCGGACGCCATCCTCTCCTCGGATCTGCAGCGCACCACGGCCACCGCGGCGGAGCTGGCCGCGCTCACCGGGCTCGGCGTCCTCTACGACGAGGGCCTGCGCGAGACCTACGCGGGCGAGTGGCAGGGGCTCACGCACGAGGAGATCGTCGCCCGCTACGCGGAGCAGTACGCCGCCTGGAAGCGGGGCGAGCCGGTGCGCCGGGGCGGCGGCGAGCTGGAGACCGAGGTCGCCGAGCGGGCGGCACCCGTGGTGGAGCGCGGAGTCGACAAGCTCCCGGACAGCGGCACGCTCGTCGTCGTCAGCCACGGCGGCACCATCCGCACCACCATCGGCCGCCTCATCGGGCTGCCGCCGCACACCTGGGAGTCGCTGGGCGGGCTGTCCAACTGCAGTTGGTCCGTCCTGGGCGAGACGCCGCGCGGCTGGCGGCTGCTGGAGCACAACGCGGGCAGCCTGCCCGAGCCGGTGCTCGGCGACGACGACTGA
- the rsfS gene encoding ribosome silencing factor codes for MTATNRSLELISTAAQAAADKLAHDIVAYDVSDVLAITDAFLLASAPNDRQVKGIVDEVEERLNKELGAKPARREGERDGRWVLLDYVDIVVHVQHSEERVFYALERLWKDCPELELPEDAVATRGKGAEHAEATGAGAGSADELDGELR; via the coding sequence GTGACCGCCACGAACCGTTCCCTCGAGCTGATCAGCACCGCCGCCCAGGCGGCGGCCGACAAGCTCGCGCACGACATCGTCGCCTACGACGTCAGCGACGTGCTCGCCATCACCGACGCCTTCCTGCTCGCCTCGGCGCCCAACGACCGGCAGGTCAAGGGCATCGTCGACGAGGTCGAGGAGCGGCTGAACAAGGAGCTGGGCGCCAAGCCCGCGCGCCGCGAGGGCGAGCGGGACGGCCGCTGGGTGCTCCTCGACTACGTCGACATCGTCGTCCATGTCCAGCACAGCGAGGAGCGGGTCTTCTACGCTCTGGAGCGGCTGTGGAAGGACTGCCCGGAGCTGGAGCTGCCCGAGGACGCCGTGGCGACCCGCGGCAAGGGCGCCGAGCACGCCGAGGCGACGGGGGCCGGTGCCGGGTCCGCGGACGAACTGGACGGAGAGCTGCGCTGA
- a CDS encoding LytR C-terminal domain-containing protein: MSDGYGYDPYGRQPEIIGYDEYGRPVYRPQEVPHEGAYAGQEPYPAYDPYAEAPGQQAGYDPYAGYPQQQGGHPEPEHRAPYAQQAAPYAGAYPQQAATQPEAHPRQAAPYTGGHPQQDDRVPAQSGRPQQEQYPDGGGDGPGHGDASASGGEDAYRTEQFSFVEETSDDSEDVIDWLKFTESRTERREEAKRRGRNRGVALVVVLALLLLVGGTGWAWYAGLLPGTGDDGGKGGAAAGGQRDVIVLHLREQGGASSTALLVDNEGAGEGSTLLLPNALAVSAENGSTTTLGKSVQDRGAGPTRDALNTLLGSDIKGTWRLDTPFLENLVELVGGITLDADTTVPGAKRGAEPQVEKGGDQDLDGRAAVAYATYRARSEPQTAQLARFGQVMQALLKKISGDASAATKTVESLGQIPDPSLSESQLGSALAALADRAKKGDYRTRTLPVRADGTLGRQAGDRIVKQVLGGSVKNSDPDAVPRVSLKNASGRRGLDSTASAALVNGGYTVVKAGSGATRATSLVTYAEPARKAEAEGIAKTLDLPGSAVRKAEGAANADVTVVLGADYQG, encoded by the coding sequence GTGAGCGACGGCTACGGATACGACCCCTACGGTCGGCAGCCCGAGATCATCGGCTACGACGAGTACGGCAGGCCGGTCTACCGCCCGCAGGAAGTGCCGCACGAGGGGGCGTACGCGGGGCAGGAACCGTATCCGGCGTACGACCCCTATGCCGAGGCTCCCGGGCAGCAGGCAGGCTACGACCCCTACGCGGGCTATCCGCAGCAGCAGGGCGGCCACCCGGAGCCCGAGCACCGGGCTCCCTACGCGCAGCAGGCCGCGCCGTACGCGGGCGCTTACCCCCAGCAGGCCGCGACGCAGCCGGAAGCGCACCCCCGGCAGGCCGCGCCGTACACCGGAGGGCACCCCCAGCAGGACGACCGGGTTCCCGCGCAGAGCGGCCGGCCGCAGCAGGAGCAGTATCCGGACGGCGGGGGCGACGGCCCGGGCCATGGGGACGCGTCCGCTTCCGGCGGGGAGGACGCGTACCGCACCGAGCAGTTCTCGTTCGTCGAGGAGACCAGCGACGACTCCGAGGACGTCATCGACTGGCTCAAGTTCACCGAGAGCCGCACCGAACGCCGCGAGGAGGCCAAGCGCCGGGGCCGGAACCGGGGCGTGGCACTCGTCGTCGTGCTCGCCCTGCTGCTGCTGGTGGGCGGCACGGGCTGGGCCTGGTACGCGGGCCTGCTGCCGGGCACCGGCGACGACGGCGGCAAGGGCGGCGCCGCGGCGGGCGGACAGCGGGACGTGATCGTGCTGCACCTGCGGGAGCAGGGCGGGGCCAGTTCCACGGCCCTGCTCGTGGACAACGAGGGCGCGGGCGAGGGCTCCACCCTGCTGCTGCCCAACGCGCTCGCGGTCTCCGCGGAGAACGGCAGCACGACCACCCTCGGCAAGTCCGTGCAGGACCGCGGCGCCGGACCCACCCGCGACGCGCTCAACACGCTGCTCGGCTCGGACATCAAGGGCACCTGGCGGCTGGACACCCCGTTCCTGGAGAACCTCGTCGAGCTGGTCGGCGGTATCACCCTGGACGCCGACACCACCGTGCCCGGCGCGAAGCGGGGCGCGGAACCGCAGGTCGAGAAGGGCGGCGACCAGGATCTGGACGGCCGTGCCGCGGTCGCCTACGCCACCTACCGCGCCCGGAGTGAACCCCAGACCGCGCAGCTCGCCCGGTTCGGGCAGGTCATGCAGGCGCTGCTGAAGAAGATCTCCGGCGACGCGTCGGCGGCGACCAAGACCGTCGAGTCCCTCGGCCAGATTCCCGACCCCTCGCTGTCCGAGTCCCAGCTCGGCTCCGCGCTGGCCGCACTGGCCGACCGCGCCAAGAAGGGCGACTACCGCACCCGGACGCTTCCCGTGCGCGCCGACGGGACGCTCGGCAGACAGGCCGGCGACCGGATCGTGAAGCAGGTGCTCGGCGGCAGCGTCAAGAACTCCGATCCGGACGCGGTGCCCCGGGTGAGCCTGAAGAACGCCAGCGGCAGGCGCGGTCTGGACAGCACGGCCTCCGCGGCGCTGGTCAACGGCGGCTACACCGTGGTCAAGGCCGGTTCGGGCGCCACCCGCGCCACGTCGCTGGTGACCTACGCCGAGCCCGCGCGGAAGGCCGAGGCCGAGGGGATCGCCAAGACGCTGGATCTGCCCGGGAGCGCGGTGCGCAAGGCCGAGGGGGCGGCGAACGCCGATGTCACGGTGGTGCTGGGTGCCGACTACCAGGGGTGA
- the nadD gene encoding nicotinate-nucleotide adenylyltransferase gives MGEDIVPGTGKRRLGVMGGTFDPVHHGHLVAASEVAARFHLDEVVFVPAGQPWQKSHKQVSPAEDRYLMTVIATASNPQFSVSRIDIDRGGKTYTIDTLRELADANPDTDLFFITGADALSQILSWRNTEELFSLAHFIGVTRPGHALADPGLPQGGVSLVEVPALAISSTGCRARVERGDPVWYLVPDGVVRYINKRALYRRDAEGDARA, from the coding sequence ATGGGAGAGGACATAGTGCCCGGGACCGGTAAGCGGCGACTCGGTGTGATGGGCGGGACCTTCGACCCCGTCCACCACGGCCACCTGGTGGCCGCGAGCGAGGTGGCGGCCCGCTTCCACCTCGACGAGGTGGTGTTCGTGCCCGCCGGGCAGCCGTGGCAGAAGAGCCACAAGCAGGTGTCGCCCGCCGAGGACCGCTATCTGATGACGGTCATCGCCACGGCGTCGAACCCGCAGTTCTCGGTGAGCAGGATCGACATCGACCGCGGCGGCAAGACGTACACGATCGACACGCTGCGCGAACTCGCCGACGCCAATCCGGACACCGATCTGTTCTTCATCACCGGTGCGGACGCGCTGTCGCAGATTCTGAGCTGGCGCAACACCGAAGAGCTGTTCTCGCTGGCGCACTTCATCGGCGTCACCCGGCCGGGGCACGCGCTGGCCGACCCCGGGCTGCCGCAGGGCGGTGTCTCCCTGGTGGAGGTCCCCGCGCTGGCCATCTCGTCCACCGGCTGCCGCGCCCGGGTGGAACGCGGCGATCCGGTCTGGTACCTGGTCCCCGACGGGGTCGTGCGGTACATCAACAAGCGCGCGCTGTACCGGCGGGACGCGGAGGGGGACGCGCGAGCGTGA
- a CDS encoding M48 family metallopeptidase gives MTDGTGGTERLPGRERRRFEGISSRAYEHPTDRSALVALRKLSGFDTAVKALSGLLPERSMRLLFLSDSVRVSDQQFAHLNAMLRDACYILDLEKIPPMYVTQDPKPNAMCVGMDEPIIVLSTGLVELLDEEEMRAVIGHEVGHALSGHAVYRTILLFLSNLAFKVAWIPLGNVAVMALVTALREWFRKSELSADRAGLLVGQDLQASMRGLMKLAGGNHLHEMNVDAFLAQAEEYEAGGDLRDSVLKIMNVLPRSHPFTTVRAAELKKWEASRDFQRIMDGHYPKRADDQDTSVRESFRESANHYSETVRNSKDPLMGFVRDLAGGVGDVGGRLRDTFTGRGGSEGQDGGSGPANGPGGKDDPGSGER, from the coding sequence ATGACAGACGGCACAGGCGGCACGGAGCGCCTGCCGGGCCGTGAGCGGCGGCGCTTCGAGGGGATCTCCTCGCGTGCGTACGAACACCCGACCGACCGCTCGGCGCTGGTCGCACTGCGCAAGCTGAGCGGCTTCGACACCGCGGTCAAGGCGCTGAGCGGCCTGCTTCCCGAGCGCAGCATGCGGCTGCTGTTCCTCTCCGACTCGGTGCGGGTCAGCGACCAGCAGTTCGCCCACCTCAACGCGATGCTGCGGGACGCCTGCTACATCCTGGATCTGGAGAAGATCCCGCCGATGTACGTGACCCAGGACCCGAAGCCCAACGCGATGTGCGTCGGCATGGACGAGCCGATCATCGTGCTCTCCACCGGGCTGGTCGAGCTCCTGGACGAGGAGGAGATGCGCGCCGTGATCGGCCACGAGGTCGGACACGCGCTCTCCGGCCACGCGGTCTACCGGACGATACTGCTGTTCCTGTCCAACCTCGCCTTCAAGGTGGCCTGGATCCCGCTGGGGAACGTCGCGGTCATGGCGCTGGTGACGGCGCTGCGCGAGTGGTTCCGCAAGTCCGAGCTGTCCGCCGACCGGGCCGGGCTGCTGGTGGGCCAGGACCTGCAGGCGTCGATGCGCGGCCTGATGAAGCTGGCCGGCGGCAACCACCTGCACGAGATGAACGTCGACGCGTTCCTGGCGCAGGCCGAGGAGTACGAGGCGGGCGGGGACCTGCGCGACTCCGTGCTGAAGATCATGAATGTGCTGCCCCGCTCGCACCCCTTCACCACGGTGCGGGCCGCCGAGTTGAAGAAGTGGGAGGCCAGCCGCGACTTCCAGCGGATCATGGACGGCCACTACCCGAAGCGCGCCGACGACCAGGACACCTCGGTGCGGGAGTCGTTCCGGGAGTCGGCGAACCACTACTCCGAGACGGTGCGCAACAGCAAGGACCCGCTGATGGGCTTCGTCCGCGACCTGGCGGGCGGCGTCGGCGACGTCGGCGGCCGGCTGCGCGACACCTTCACCGGCCGCGGCGGCTCCGAGGGCCAGGACGGCGGCAGCGGGCCGGCTAACGGCCCGGGCGGTAAGGACGATCCGGGCTCGGGCGAACGCTAG
- a CDS encoding glutamate-5-semialdehyde dehydrogenase has protein sequence MSASETPDTPVRQAARRARAAAADLAPAPRTTRDRALLAIADALTARTPEIVAANADDVAKARAAGTAESVVDRLTLTPERIAAIASDVRDVVALPDPVGQVQRGSTLPNGLELRQVRVPLGVVGIIYEARPNVTVDAAALCLKSGNAVLLRGSSSAHASNSALVAVARDAVAEAGLPADVVQLVPGESRESVTELMRARGLVDVLIPRGGASLIKTVVEQSTVPVIETGTGNCHVYVDERADLDTALAILVNSKAQRPSVCNAAETVLVHAGIADVFLPRALGALAEAGVTVHGDTAWQTAADAAALPVLPATDEDWASEYLSYDIAAAVVPSLDAAVEHIRAWSSGHTEAIVTADTAAARRFTALVDSAAVMVNASTRFTDGAQFGFGAEIGISTQKLHARGPMGLPELTSTKYVVTGDGHVRG, from the coding sequence ATGAGCGCATCCGAGACCCCGGACACCCCCGTCCGCCAGGCGGCCCGCCGTGCGCGGGCAGCGGCGGCCGACCTCGCCCCGGCCCCCCGTACCACCCGTGACCGCGCACTGCTGGCGATCGCCGACGCGCTCACGGCCCGCACCCCGGAGATCGTGGCCGCCAACGCCGACGACGTCGCCAAGGCGCGGGCCGCGGGCACGGCGGAGTCCGTCGTCGACCGGCTCACGCTCACCCCGGAGCGGATCGCGGCCATCGCCTCCGATGTGCGCGACGTCGTCGCGCTGCCCGACCCGGTCGGTCAGGTGCAGCGCGGCTCGACGCTGCCCAACGGGCTGGAGCTGCGCCAGGTGCGGGTACCGCTGGGCGTGGTCGGGATCATCTACGAGGCCCGCCCCAACGTGACCGTGGACGCCGCGGCGCTCTGCCTCAAGTCCGGCAACGCCGTGCTGCTGCGCGGCTCCTCCTCCGCGCACGCCTCGAACTCGGCGCTGGTCGCGGTCGCCCGGGACGCGGTGGCCGAGGCCGGACTCCCCGCCGATGTCGTGCAGTTGGTGCCGGGCGAGAGCCGGGAGAGCGTCACCGAGCTGATGCGCGCCCGGGGCCTGGTGGACGTGCTGATCCCGCGCGGCGGCGCCTCGTTGATCAAGACCGTGGTGGAGCAGTCGACCGTGCCCGTCATCGAGACCGGCACCGGCAACTGCCATGTCTACGTCGACGAGCGTGCCGACCTCGACACCGCGCTCGCGATCCTCGTCAACTCCAAGGCCCAGCGCCCCAGCGTCTGCAACGCCGCCGAGACCGTCCTGGTGCACGCCGGGATCGCCGACGTCTTCCTGCCGCGCGCCCTCGGGGCGCTCGCCGAGGCGGGTGTCACCGTCCACGGCGACACCGCCTGGCAGACGGCGGCCGACGCCGCCGCGCTGCCGGTGCTGCCGGCGACCGACGAGGACTGGGCGAGCGAGTACCTGTCCTACGACATCGCGGCGGCCGTTGTGCCCTCCCTGGACGCCGCTGTCGAGCACATCCGCGCCTGGTCCTCCGGGCACACCGAGGCGATCGTCACGGCCGACACCGCGGCCGCCCGCCGCTTCACCGCGCTGGTGGACTCCGCCGCCGTGATGGTGAACGCCTCCACCCGGTTCACCGACGGGGCCCAGTTCGGCTTCGGCGCCGAGATCGGGATCTCCACCCAGAAACTGCACGCGCGGGGCCCCATGGGCCTGCCCGAGCTCACCTCCACCAAGTACGTCGTCACCGGGGACGGGCACGTCCGCGGCTGA
- the proB gene encoding glutamate 5-kinase, with the protein MREARRVVVKVGSSSLTTAAGGLDADRVDALVDVLAKHTGAQHAETGQAPRETVLVSSGAIAAGLAPLGLAKRPRDLARQQAAASVGQGLLVARYTASFARYGRRVGQVLLTSDDTSRRAHYRNAYRTLDQLLAMGAVPIVNENDTVATDEIRFGDNDRLAALVAHLVRADLLVLLSDVDGLYDGNPTTPGTRRVAQVRGPADLEGIDIGSAGSAGVGTGGMATKVEAAGIAAGAGVPVVLTSAVHAADALAGRETGTYFHPTGRRAAGRLLWLAHASTPTGALTLDEGAVRAVVDRRSSLLPAGIAGVEGDFSAGDPVELRDGRGRAVARGLVNFDARELPRLLGRTTHELARELGPAYEREVVHRDDLVLLRG; encoded by the coding sequence GTGCGGGAGGCGCGCCGCGTGGTCGTCAAGGTCGGCTCCTCCTCGCTGACCACCGCGGCGGGCGGCCTGGACGCCGACCGGGTGGACGCCCTCGTCGACGTGCTCGCCAAGCACACCGGCGCCCAGCACGCCGAGACCGGCCAGGCCCCGCGCGAGACGGTGCTGGTCTCCTCCGGCGCCATCGCGGCCGGACTGGCGCCGCTGGGGCTGGCCAAGCGCCCCCGGGACCTGGCCCGGCAGCAGGCCGCGGCGAGCGTCGGCCAGGGGCTGCTGGTGGCCCGCTACACGGCGTCCTTCGCGCGCTACGGCCGCCGGGTCGGCCAAGTGCTGCTGACCTCGGACGACACCAGCCGCCGGGCCCACTACCGGAACGCCTACCGCACCCTGGACCAGCTCCTGGCCATGGGAGCCGTCCCGATCGTCAACGAGAACGACACCGTGGCCACGGACGAGATCCGCTTCGGCGACAACGACCGGCTCGCCGCGCTCGTCGCCCATCTCGTCCGCGCCGACCTGCTGGTGCTGCTCTCGGACGTGGACGGCCTCTACGACGGCAACCCCACCACCCCCGGCACCCGCCGGGTCGCACAGGTGCGCGGTCCGGCCGATCTGGAGGGCATCGACATCGGCAGCGCGGGCAGCGCGGGGGTGGGCACCGGCGGGATGGCCACCAAGGTGGAGGCGGCCGGCATCGCGGCGGGCGCCGGCGTGCCCGTGGTCCTCACCTCCGCCGTGCACGCCGCCGACGCGCTGGCCGGGCGGGAGACCGGCACCTACTTCCATCCGACCGGGCGGCGCGCCGCCGGGCGGCTGCTGTGGCTCGCGCACGCCTCCACGCCCACCGGGGCGCTCACCCTGGACGAGGGCGCCGTACGGGCCGTCGTGGACCGCCGCAGCTCGCTGCTGCCCGCGGGGATCGCCGGGGTGGAGGGCGACTTCTCGGCGGGCGATCCGGTCGAGCTGCGTGACGGCCGGGGGCGGGCCGTCGCGCGCGGGCTGGTCAACTTCGACGCGAGGGAGCTGCCGCGGCTGCTGGGCCGCACCACCCACGAGCTGGCCCGCGAGCTGGGGCCGGCCTATGAGCGGGAGGTCGTGCACCGGGACGACCTCGTGCTGCTGCGCGGCTGA